The following are encoded together in the bacterium genome:
- a CDS encoding helix-turn-helix domain-containing protein yields MTKGPTHDRGSLPKGLRILAAFDEKHSALSVAEIAHRTQISRASVYRLTGALEDLGYIHRTGRLFRPSKKVLHLGVAAVESREFVDHIYPHLDQMSRELPDATAVNYGVLEDTEIVYLARRHRDDIITINLRVGSRLPAHLSSLGKAILAAMPEQDAEATLEKMTFEKRTATTITSAADYRAELEEVRLKGIALNDQELTIGLRSVAAPVFYRAEVIGAAGVATLATRADIATLESLYGPVLKSFAERISEEVSAIRFDGRVPIHG; encoded by the coding sequence ATGACCAAGGGTCCGACCCACGACCGAGGGTCCCTCCCGAAGGGTCTCCGGATACTGGCCGCCTTCGACGAGAAGCACTCTGCACTCTCGGTCGCCGAGATCGCCCACCGGACCCAGATCAGCCGGGCGAGTGTGTACCGTCTGACGGGCGCGTTGGAGGACCTGGGATACATTCACAGGACCGGGCGGCTCTTCCGGCCTTCCAAGAAGGTCTTGCATCTGGGAGTGGCCGCGGTCGAATCGCGGGAGTTTGTCGACCACATCTACCCCCACCTGGATCAGATGAGCCGGGAACTGCCCGATGCGACCGCCGTCAACTACGGCGTCCTGGAGGACACCGAGATTGTCTACCTGGCGCGACGGCACCGCGACGACATCATCACCATCAACCTCCGGGTCGGTAGCAGGCTCCCGGCTCATTTGAGTTCTCTGGGCAAGGCCATCCTCGCCGCCATGCCGGAGCAGGATGCCGAGGCGACGCTGGAGAAGATGACGTTCGAGAAGCGGACCGCCACCACGATCACCAGCGCGGCCGACTACCGGGCGGAACTCGAAGAGGTGCGGCTCAAGGGCATCGCTCTGAACGATCAGGAGCTGACGATCGGATTGCGGTCGGTAGCTGCCCCGGTCTTCTACCGGGCAGAGGTCATAGGGGCGGCCGGAGTGGCCACCCTCGCAACCAGAGCCGACATCGCAACACTCGAGAGCTTGTACGGTCCGGTCCTCAAGTCCTTCGCGGAACGGATCAGCGAGGAGGTATCGGCCATACGTTTCGACGGCAGAGTGCCGATCCACGGCTAG
- a CDS encoding EthD domain-containing protein: MIKTVTLLARRPDLTSEQFHDHWKNVHAPLVLAMSRVRRYVQCRPLVVPGREAPCDGIAEVWYDSVEDFLATADSQEYERLLADEKNFMGAKTQDSVFVIVEEDEILAG; the protein is encoded by the coding sequence TTGATCAAGACGGTAACCCTGCTGGCAAGGAGACCCGACCTCACCAGCGAGCAATTCCACGATCATTGGAAGAACGTCCACGCTCCCCTGGTGCTCGCCATGTCCCGGGTCCGCCGGTACGTCCAATGCCGGCCTCTCGTGGTCCCGGGCCGGGAGGCGCCCTGCGACGGGATAGCCGAGGTCTGGTACGACAGCGTGGAGGATTTCCTAGCCACCGCCGATTCCCAGGAGTATGAACGGCTACTGGCTGACGAGAAGAACTTCATGGGCGCCAAGACGCAGGATTCGGTGTTCGTGATCGTTGAGGAGGACGAGATCCTTGCCGGATAG
- a CDS encoding RidA family protein: MERAYTPVEESLFEAIGSRSRWNDVVRAGNTLWVTGQLGWDKTTGVLADTLEGQVEQALENLKSALERAGATLADVVLTRVYLVDHDHYHRYEPIYDRYFPSQQPARVSVVVAELIHHALFDIEAVAVIGDDG, from the coding sequence GTGGAGCGCGCTTACACACCGGTCGAGGAGTCGCTCTTCGAGGCCATAGGCTCCCGGAGCCGGTGGAACGATGTGGTCAGGGCAGGCAACACCCTGTGGGTGACCGGGCAGTTGGGATGGGACAAGACCACCGGGGTCCTTGCGGACACACTCGAGGGTCAGGTGGAGCAAGCTCTGGAGAACCTCAAGAGCGCTCTCGAACGCGCGGGCGCCACTCTGGCCGATGTGGTCCTGACCAGGGTGTATCTCGTCGATCATGACCATTACCACCGGTACGAGCCCATCTATGACCGGTACTTTCCGAGTCAGCAGCCGGCCCGGGTGTCAGTGGTGGTGGCGGAGTTGATCCACCATGCCCTGTTCGACATCGAGGCTGTGGCTGTGATCGGCGACGATGGCTGA
- a CDS encoding ABC transporter substrate-binding protein has protein sequence MNKRSSWLRVLAVMAVLVVIAACGEDAEEPAATTAAPTTAAPTTTAAPEPQEPIKLGTIWFNSGVAVGLGDIMRNGFDLAVKEQNEAGGLLGREIEVVDYDEGYSADESVASARKAIADGVAGIAGGNDATTCVAMKDVAAEVGIPLVVTACGSELITAEGYEGVVHIRAPVKQSQSDSNALSVLARWMIEQGYKRVQGVGVDSDWVRLTHDEFTRIFAEEAPGDFEYTGMVYFPYGTAEARVEVTKGVGNEPDLLYLGLWGKDVVVNAVQAAREIGYEGDIMINEVVFTPPEVEALGDLAEGVYSSTGWILDESIPEAAAFSEAYEAEFGAAPDWWSELGYTAAKQLMAAIEAAGSTDYAAVAPLMNDEHGFTTPRGKPLRFNEKGLRLVDDWIIIQAQGGALLPVDAVPLAG, from the coding sequence ATGAACAAGCGCAGTTCATGGCTACGCGTGTTGGCGGTAATGGCCGTCCTGGTGGTGATCGCCGCCTGCGGCGAGGACGCGGAGGAGCCGGCCGCGACGACCGCGGCGCCGACGACCGCGGCGCCGACGACCACGGCGGCACCAGAGCCGCAGGAGCCTATCAAGCTGGGAACCATCTGGTTCAACTCCGGAGTGGCGGTCGGGCTGGGCGACATCATGCGCAACGGCTTCGACCTGGCGGTAAAGGAGCAGAACGAGGCCGGCGGCCTACTGGGACGCGAGATCGAGGTCGTCGACTACGACGAGGGCTACTCGGCGGACGAGTCGGTTGCCTCGGCGCGCAAGGCCATAGCGGACGGAGTGGCTGGAATCGCCGGTGGCAACGATGCCACCACTTGTGTGGCGATGAAGGATGTGGCCGCGGAGGTCGGCATCCCGCTCGTGGTGACCGCCTGCGGCTCCGAGTTGATTACGGCCGAAGGCTACGAGGGCGTGGTTCATATCCGGGCCCCGGTCAAGCAGAGCCAATCGGACAGCAACGCCCTCTCGGTGCTGGCCCGCTGGATGATCGAGCAGGGCTACAAGAGGGTCCAAGGTGTCGGCGTCGACTCCGACTGGGTGCGCCTCACCCACGATGAGTTCACGCGCATCTTCGCCGAGGAGGCACCAGGCGACTTCGAGTACACGGGCATGGTGTACTTCCCGTACGGAACCGCCGAGGCCAGGGTCGAGGTGACGAAGGGCGTCGGGAACGAGCCTGACCTTCTGTACCTGGGACTCTGGGGCAAGGACGTGGTGGTCAACGCCGTTCAGGCCGCCCGGGAGATCGGCTACGAGGGCGACATCATGATCAACGAGGTCGTGTTCACGCCGCCCGAGGTGGAGGCCCTGGGCGATCTGGCTGAAGGCGTCTACAGCTCGACGGGGTGGATTCTCGACGAGTCGATCCCGGAGGCCGCCGCCTTCTCCGAGGCGTACGAGGCCGAGTTCGGCGCCGCTCCGGACTGGTGGTCGGAGCTCGGCTACACGGCTGCCAAGCAGCTGATGGCGGCTATCGAGGCGGCCGGTTCCACGGACTACGCCGCGGTTGCCCCGCTGATGAACGACGAGCACGGTTTCACCACTCCGCGCGGCAAGCCACTGCGCTTCAACGAGAAGGGACTGCGGCTCGTAGACGACTGGATCATCATCCAGGCGCAGGGCGGCGCTCTATTGCCCGTGGACGCCGTTCCGCTCGCCGGCTAA
- a CDS encoding xanthine dehydrogenase family protein molybdopterin-binding subunit, with product MSYVGSSVRRIEDRPLLTGKARFAADLCLPDQLHMRVVRSPVAHGRLLDIDTSEALAMDGVEAVWTREDIREVPPIDFRMPWVEGLERFRQPMLAGDHVRYVGEPVAIVLAEDPYLAEDAAELVFAGIDELDPVVDPVAAGPGAIETTVVEKAYGDLEEAFGDAPVVVEMELAVGRHSGVPMETRGALAHYDATRSVLEMFGAAKVPHHNRAAIASMLGLPLGAVVLREGHVGGGFGIRGELYPEDVLVCLAALRLGRPIRWVEDRREHMLAANHSRDQVHRIRAAVEPDGWIRGVIDEFWVDQGAYLRTHQVTVTELTTSMLPGPYAWPAYRSRGHVMLSNKTPCGTYRAPGRYESTFVRERLIDVIAHRIGLDSAEVRRRNLVLPERMPFKRGITALGTELTYDSGDYPGLLDRTLEYLDYELLTADLSRRRSDGESVGLGMGFFVEKSGLGPFDGVKVTVDEAGHVLVITGAASIGQGVETVLAQVCADTLGVGIESVRVRHGQTDDLAYGMGAFASRVTVMSGSATLIAARRVRRKALEVAAAVLEADPGDLTIDRGRVFVRGSAGGPAITLGEVAQRLRPGLTGGEPGLTAEGWFRADHMVYPYGVHAAVVRVDPDSGLVEVERLVVCYEVGKAVNPELVNGQIAGGAAQGIGGALLEDFAYDESGQPLAATFMDYLMPTITEMPEVEVLLLEEAPSPLNPLGVKGAGEGGITAVGAAIANAVADALGCPEEVTRLPLNPERVRRLAADTA from the coding sequence ATGAGCTATGTCGGTAGCTCGGTCAGAAGGATCGAGGACCGACCTCTACTGACAGGAAAGGCCCGGTTCGCCGCCGACCTGTGCCTTCCCGACCAGCTGCACATGAGGGTGGTGCGCTCACCCGTGGCCCATGGCCGACTGCTCGACATCGACACTTCGGAGGCGCTCGCCATGGACGGCGTGGAGGCGGTCTGGACCCGGGAGGACATCCGGGAAGTGCCGCCGATCGACTTCCGTATGCCCTGGGTGGAGGGTCTGGAGCGGTTCCGCCAACCCATGCTCGCCGGCGACCACGTCCGCTACGTGGGGGAGCCGGTCGCGATCGTGCTGGCCGAGGACCCCTACCTGGCCGAGGACGCCGCCGAGCTGGTCTTCGCCGGTATCGACGAACTCGATCCGGTGGTGGATCCGGTGGCGGCCGGGCCCGGGGCCATCGAGACGACGGTGGTGGAGAAGGCCTACGGGGACCTCGAGGAAGCGTTCGGGGACGCTCCGGTCGTGGTGGAGATGGAACTGGCGGTGGGGAGGCACTCCGGCGTGCCCATGGAGACCAGGGGAGCGCTGGCTCACTATGACGCGACAAGGTCGGTGCTGGAGATGTTCGGCGCTGCCAAGGTACCCCACCACAACCGGGCCGCCATCGCCTCCATGCTCGGCCTGCCGCTCGGCGCCGTCGTTCTCCGGGAGGGTCATGTGGGAGGGGGGTTCGGGATCAGGGGAGAGCTCTATCCCGAGGACGTGCTGGTGTGCCTGGCCGCCCTCCGCCTGGGGCGCCCCATCCGCTGGGTGGAGGATCGCCGGGAGCACATGCTGGCCGCCAACCACTCCCGGGATCAGGTCCACCGGATAAGGGCGGCGGTGGAGCCCGACGGCTGGATCAGGGGCGTGATCGACGAGTTCTGGGTGGACCAGGGGGCCTACCTGCGGACCCATCAGGTGACGGTCACGGAGCTGACCACCTCCATGCTCCCGGGACCGTACGCCTGGCCCGCGTACCGGAGCCGCGGCCATGTGATGCTCAGCAACAAGACCCCGTGCGGCACCTACCGGGCCCCCGGCCGGTACGAGAGCACCTTCGTCCGCGAGCGCCTGATCGACGTCATAGCCCACCGGATCGGTCTCGACTCGGCCGAGGTTCGCCGCCGCAACCTGGTCCTGCCGGAGCGCATGCCCTTCAAGCGGGGGATCACCGCGCTCGGTACCGAGCTGACCTACGACTCCGGCGACTACCCGGGTCTCCTGGATCGCACCCTCGAGTACCTGGACTACGAGCTTCTGACCGCCGATCTCTCGCGGAGGCGGTCGGATGGCGAGTCGGTGGGCCTCGGCATGGGCTTCTTCGTGGAGAAGAGCGGTCTGGGTCCGTTCGACGGGGTCAAGGTCACCGTGGACGAGGCGGGGCACGTGCTGGTGATCACCGGCGCGGCTTCGATCGGCCAGGGCGTCGAGACGGTGCTCGCGCAGGTGTGCGCCGACACGCTGGGTGTGGGAATCGAATCGGTCCGGGTGCGTCACGGCCAGACCGATGACCTCGCCTACGGGATGGGCGCTTTCGCCAGCCGGGTCACCGTCATGTCCGGCTCCGCCACCTTGATCGCTGCCCGCCGCGTGCGACGCAAGGCCTTGGAGGTGGCGGCCGCGGTGCTGGAGGCGGATCCGGGTGACCTCACCATCGACCGCGGGCGGGTGTTCGTCCGGGGCTCGGCGGGCGGGCCGGCCATCACCCTGGGTGAGGTGGCGCAGAGGCTCCGTCCCGGCCTGACCGGCGGCGAGCCCGGCCTCACCGCCGAGGGCTGGTTCCGGGCGGACCACATGGTCTATCCCTACGGCGTCCACGCCGCGGTCGTCCGGGTGGATCCCGACTCCGGCCTGGTCGAGGTGGAACGGCTCGTGGTGTGCTACGAGGTCGGCAAGGCGGTCAACCCGGAACTGGTCAACGGCCAGATCGCCGGTGGCGCCGCCCAGGGCATCGGGGGCGCCCTGCTCGAGGACTTCGCCTACGACGAGTCCGGCCAGCCCCTCGCGGCCACGTTCATGGACTACCTGATGCCGACCATCACCGAGATGCCCGAAGTGGAGGTGCTGCTGCTCGAGGAAGCGCCCAGCCCGCTCAACCCGCTCGGCGTCAAGGGCGCGGGTGAGGGGGGCATCACGGCGGTGGGGGCGGCCATCGCCAACGCCGTGGCTGACGCCCTGGGCTGTCCCGAGGAGGTGACCCGCCTGCCGTTGAACCCTGAGCGGGTCCGCCGCCTCGCCGCCGACACAGCCTGA
- a CDS encoding (2Fe-2S)-binding protein, translating into MSERTKVDVTLAVNGRPYRVRVEPRRTLADTLRDDCGLTGTHLGCEHGVCGACTILADGQPVRACLMFAVQCEGMDLRTVEDLADGDRLHPIQQAFWDNHGLQCGFCTPGFLMLAAGYLEQNPDPDEDELRAVLSSNLCRCTGYQNILKSVRQAAEVMRA; encoded by the coding sequence ATGAGCGAGCGAACCAAGGTCGACGTCACCCTGGCGGTCAACGGCCGGCCCTACCGCGTCCGGGTGGAGCCCCGGCGCACGCTGGCCGACACCCTCCGAGACGATTGCGGCCTCACCGGAACCCACCTGGGATGCGAGCACGGCGTGTGCGGCGCCTGCACGATCCTGGCCGACGGCCAACCGGTCCGGGCCTGCCTGATGTTCGCCGTCCAGTGCGAGGGCATGGACCTCCGCACTGTGGAGGACCTGGCCGACGGCGACCGGCTCCATCCGATCCAGCAGGCCTTCTGGGACAACCACGGGCTCCAGTGCGGCTTCTGCACTCCGGGGTTCCTGATGCTGGCGGCCGGGTACCTGGAGCAGAATCCCGATCCCGACGAGGACGAGTTGCGAGCGGTGCTGTCCTCCAACCTGTGCCGCTGCACCGGGTACCAGAACATACTGAAGTCGGTGCGCCAGGCCGCCGAGGTCATGCGGGCATGA
- a CDS encoding xanthine dehydrogenase family protein molybdopterin-binding subunit, which yields MIPWIGQPLPRFEDPPLLTGEGRFVADLTGDASFLRFVRSPVAHGRIVSIEAPEGITAFTAEDLREVRPIRPLLHRPDFRPIEQPVLASRKVRFVGEPVAVVVAGTPEEAEDAAEQVFVDIEPTDRVVSAPEAIRPGAPAVHDHLEDNVVVDARFETERVDEVFSAAAVVVDFDLRSRRQNALPLEARGSVAAYDPRSGRTTLTASVQSPHVVRTVLADLLGMPESDLRVVVPDVGGAFGQKFCLAPEDVVTAWVARRLRTTVSWVEDRRENLMSSFHSRDHHYRVRGAFDADARLLAVDADLLCNIGAYSCYPVTCGVEPLMALAEFPGPYDFRTYRVRSRGVTTNTCPMAPYRGVSRPVITLAMERLMDLAAVRFRIEPAEVRRRNLISEFPYTSATGLVYDEGSYVESLDRAVEAIGLEDFRRSQAAARAEGRYLGIGLSVFSERTGYGTSAFAARSMDVTPGYETVDLAMDPSGNVEARLGASPHGQGLETTLAQLIGDRLGVEPARVRIVHGDTDRTPYGWGTFASRSLVIAGGAARLASDRLRAKLAAIASAELEAAPEDIVIMAGRATVAGTDAGIEVAELARLAYHSSHRLAAGMDPGLTATATYDPAGTFSNACHVATVEVDPETGGVRVDRFVVVEDAGRLINPMIVDGQLHGGVTQGIAGALYEEILYDRDGNILTTSLMDFLPPTLAEVPTIEIHHLETISEATITGAKGLGEGGTIGAPAAVINAVADALRPLGVEIAEVPATPSRLRRLVSESERIPA from the coding sequence GTGATCCCGTGGATCGGGCAGCCGCTCCCGCGCTTCGAGGATCCGCCCCTGCTCACCGGCGAGGGCCGGTTCGTAGCCGACCTCACCGGGGATGCCTCCTTCCTGAGGTTTGTCCGTAGCCCGGTCGCCCACGGCCGGATCGTCTCCATCGAGGCACCCGAGGGGATCACTGCCTTCACCGCCGAGGACCTGAGGGAGGTGCGTCCCATCCGGCCGCTGCTTCACCGTCCGGACTTCCGCCCCATCGAGCAGCCGGTGCTGGCTTCCCGCAAGGTCCGCTTCGTGGGTGAGCCCGTGGCTGTGGTGGTGGCGGGCACGCCCGAGGAGGCGGAGGATGCCGCAGAGCAGGTCTTCGTGGACATCGAGCCTACGGACCGGGTGGTCAGCGCCCCCGAAGCCATCCGCCCCGGCGCGCCGGCTGTTCACGACCACTTGGAGGACAACGTGGTTGTCGACGCCCGCTTCGAGACCGAGCGGGTGGACGAGGTCTTCTCCGCCGCCGCGGTGGTGGTGGACTTCGATCTGCGCTCCCGGCGCCAGAACGCCCTCCCTCTGGAGGCTCGAGGCTCCGTCGCCGCGTACGACCCGCGCTCAGGGCGGACCACCCTCACGGCTTCCGTCCAGTCGCCTCACGTGGTCCGCACCGTCCTGGCGGACCTGCTCGGCATGCCCGAGTCGGACCTGAGGGTGGTGGTCCCCGATGTGGGAGGAGCGTTCGGGCAGAAGTTCTGCCTGGCGCCCGAGGACGTGGTGACGGCCTGGGTGGCGAGACGGCTCCGTACCACGGTGTCGTGGGTGGAGGATCGGCGCGAGAACCTGATGTCCTCCTTCCACAGCCGCGACCACCACTACCGGGTACGGGGCGCCTTCGACGCCGACGCCCGGTTGCTGGCGGTGGATGCCGACCTGCTGTGCAACATCGGCGCCTACTCCTGCTACCCGGTGACCTGCGGGGTGGAGCCGCTGATGGCGCTGGCCGAGTTCCCGGGGCCCTACGACTTCCGTACCTACCGGGTCCGGTCCCGGGGCGTCACCACCAACACCTGTCCCATGGCGCCCTACCGCGGGGTGTCGAGACCGGTGATCACCCTGGCCATGGAGCGCCTCATGGACCTGGCGGCGGTCCGCTTCCGGATCGAGCCTGCCGAGGTTCGCCGCCGCAACCTGATATCGGAGTTCCCGTACACCTCGGCCACCGGCCTGGTGTACGACGAGGGTTCCTACGTGGAGTCCCTGGACCGGGCCGTCGAGGCGATCGGCCTGGAGGACTTCCGGCGCAGCCAGGCAGCGGCCCGAGCTGAGGGCCGCTACCTCGGGATCGGCCTCTCCGTGTTCTCGGAGCGCACCGGCTACGGGACATCGGCCTTCGCTGCCCGGAGCATGGACGTGACGCCCGGATACGAGACCGTGGACCTGGCCATGGACCCGTCCGGCAACGTAGAGGCCCGGCTAGGGGCCTCGCCGCACGGCCAGGGTCTGGAGACCACCCTCGCCCAGTTGATCGGTGACCGACTGGGTGTGGAGCCGGCTCGGGTCCGGATCGTTCACGGCGACACCGACCGCACGCCGTACGGCTGGGGTACGTTCGCCAGCCGGTCACTGGTCATTGCCGGGGGAGCGGCCCGCCTGGCGTCCGACCGTCTACGGGCCAAGCTGGCCGCCATCGCATCCGCGGAGTTGGAGGCGGCGCCGGAGGACATCGTCATCATGGCCGGCCGGGCGACCGTGGCGGGTACGGATGCCGGGATCGAGGTGGCGGAGCTCGCCCGCCTCGCCTACCACTCCAGCCACCGCCTGGCCGCCGGCATGGACCCGGGCCTCACCGCTACGGCCACCTACGATCCGGCCGGGACCTTCTCCAACGCCTGCCATGTCGCGACGGTGGAGGTGGATCCGGAGACGGGCGGGGTGCGCGTGGACCGGTTCGTGGTGGTGGAGGACGCCGGGCGCCTCATCAACCCGATGATCGTGGACGGGCAGCTCCACGGTGGAGTCACCCAGGGCATCGCCGGCGCCCTGTACGAGGAGATCCTCTACGACCGAGATGGCAACATCCTCACCACCTCGCTCATGGACTTCCTGCCTCCCACTCTGGCCGAGGTTCCCACCATCGAGATTCACCACCTCGAGACCATCTCCGAAGCCACCATCACGGGCGCCAAGGGCCTGGGAGAGGGGGGCACCATCGGCGCCCCGGCCGCCGTCATCAACGCGGTCGCCGATGCGCTCCGTCCCCTCGGGGTCGAGATCGCCGAAGTGCCCGCGACCCCGTCCCGGCTGCGTAGGCTGGTAAGCGAGAGCGAGAGGATTCCCGCATGA
- a CDS encoding xanthine dehydrogenase family protein subunit M — translation MKPAPFDYHQARSVAEAVTHLGEYGYEAKVLAGGQSLVPAMNFRLARPAVLVDINPLDELDYLEEDGDTLRIGAMVRHVTFERPVTEGPTGRLLTMAAHHVGHLPIRIRGTFGGSLAHADPAAEWCVIALLLDAELSTRSPSGGRDIPAGGFFQTVFTTALEPEELLVEARLPKLSPDTRVGFQQFSRRAGDFALTMAAVAFESDDGRVANARIALGGVSDRPLRAGEAEQALEGQPATEESFRAAAEIAALEIDAIGDIHGSAGYRRDLVRALTRRALEQAIAA, via the coding sequence TGCTGGCCGGCGGCCAGAGCCTGGTGCCGGCCATGAACTTCCGCCTGGCCCGCCCCGCGGTCCTGGTCGACATCAACCCGCTGGACGAGCTCGACTATCTCGAGGAGGACGGCGACACCCTCCGGATCGGAGCGATGGTCCGCCACGTGACCTTCGAGCGACCGGTCACGGAAGGCCCCACCGGCCGTCTCCTGACCATGGCCGCCCACCACGTCGGCCACCTACCGATAAGGATCAGGGGCACGTTCGGGGGCAGCCTGGCTCATGCCGACCCGGCCGCCGAGTGGTGTGTGATCGCCCTGCTCCTGGATGCGGAGCTGTCGACCCGAAGCCCGTCCGGCGGTCGTGACATCCCGGCGGGGGGCTTCTTCCAGACGGTGTTCACCACCGCTCTCGAACCAGAGGAGCTCTTGGTGGAGGCTCGCCTTCCCAAACTCTCCCCGGACACCCGGGTGGGGTTCCAGCAGTTCAGCCGCCGGGCCGGCGATTTCGCCCTGACCATGGCCGCAGTGGCCTTCGAGTCCGATGACGGGCGGGTCGCGAACGCCCGGATCGCGCTCGGTGGCGTGAGCGATCGCCCGCTCCGGGCCGGCGAGGCTGAGCAGGCACTGGAGGGCCAGCCTGCTACAGAGGAGTCATTCCGCGCCGCCGCCGAGATCGCCGCTCTCGAGATCGACGCTATCGGCGACATCCACGGGTCCGCCGGTTACCGGCGGGACCTGGTGCGCGCCCTGACCCGACGAGCTCTTGAGCAGGCGATCGCCGCGTGA